One window of the Pseudomonas lurida genome contains the following:
- a CDS encoding cysteine hydrolase — translation MNPHTTALVLIEFQNDFTTPGGVFHDAVKDVMHTCDMLANTATTVQQARKLGVKIIHLPIQFADGYPELTMRHYGILKGVADGGAFRAGSWGAEITDAVTREAGDILVEGKRGLDGFATTGLDLVLRNNGIQNLVVAGFLTNCCVEGTVRSGYEKGYNVVTLTDCTATFTDEQQKAAENFTLPMFSQTLRHTEFLGALSAK, via the coding sequence ATGAATCCCCACACCACCGCCCTTGTACTGATCGAATTCCAGAACGACTTCACCACGCCCGGTGGCGTGTTCCATGACGCCGTCAAAGACGTCATGCACACCTGCGACATGCTGGCCAACACCGCGACCACGGTGCAACAAGCGCGCAAGCTGGGGGTAAAGATCATCCACCTGCCGATCCAGTTCGCCGACGGTTATCCGGAACTGACGATGCGCCACTACGGCATTCTCAAGGGCGTTGCCGACGGCGGCGCCTTCCGTGCCGGCAGCTGGGGGGCCGAAATCACCGACGCGGTGACGCGTGAAGCCGGCGATATCCTCGTGGAAGGCAAGCGCGGGCTGGATGGCTTTGCCACTACCGGCCTGGACCTTGTGCTGCGCAACAATGGCATCCAGAACCTGGTGGTAGCCGGGTTCCTGACCAACTGCTGCGTCGAAGGCACAGTGCGATCAGGGTATGAGAAAGGTTACAACGTGGTGACGTTGACCGACTGCACGGCGACGTTCACCGATGAACAACAGAAGGCGGCCGAGAACTTCACGCTGCCCATGTTTTCGCAGACGCTGCGGCATACCGAGTTTCTTGGGGCATTGAGCGCCAAGTAA
- the pstB gene encoding phosphate ABC transporter ATP-binding protein PstB: MDCKLDKIFYGNFMAVRDSHVPIEKNKITGFIGPSGCGKSTVLRSLNRMNDLVKGFRFEGHVHFLGQDVYGKGVDPVVVRRYIGMVFQQPNPFSMSIFDNVAFGLRLNRYKGDLGDRVKHALQGAALWDEVKDKLKVSGLSLSGGQQQRLCIARAIATEPEVLLLDEPCSALDPIATRRVEELMVELKKDYTIALVTHNMQQAIRVADTTAFFSVDISQGTRTGYLVEMGPTTQIFESPREQMTGDYISGKFS; the protein is encoded by the coding sequence ATGGACTGCAAGCTGGACAAGATTTTCTACGGCAACTTCATGGCGGTGCGTGACAGCCATGTGCCGATCGAGAAGAACAAGATCACCGGCTTCATCGGCCCGTCCGGCTGCGGCAAGTCCACCGTACTGCGTAGCCTCAACCGCATGAACGACCTGGTGAAGGGCTTTCGCTTCGAGGGTCATGTGCATTTCCTTGGCCAGGACGTGTATGGCAAGGGCGTTGATCCGGTCGTCGTGCGCCGTTACATCGGCATGGTGTTCCAACAGCCAAACCCGTTCTCGATGAGCATTTTCGACAACGTGGCCTTTGGCCTGCGGCTCAACCGCTACAAAGGCGACCTGGGCGACCGCGTCAAGCACGCGCTGCAAGGTGCGGCGCTGTGGGACGAGGTCAAGGACAAGCTCAAGGTCAGCGGCCTGTCGCTCTCGGGCGGCCAGCAACAACGCCTGTGCATCGCCCGCGCCATTGCTACCGAGCCGGAAGTGCTGTTGCTGGACGAACCCTGCTCGGCGCTGGACCCGATTGCTACGCGCCGGGTCGAGGAGCTGATGGTCGAGTTGAAAAAGGACTACACCATCGCGCTGGTGACGCACAACATGCAGCAAGCGATTCGTGTGGCCGATACCACCGCGTTTTTCTCGGTGGACATCTCCCAAGGCACCCGCACCGGCTATCTGGTGGAAATGGGCCCGACCACCCAGATCTTCGAAAGCCCACGGGAACAAATGACCGGGGACTACATCAGCGGCAAGTTCAGCTGA
- the pstA gene encoding phosphate ABC transporter permease PstA: MTDLSSPITAMPSLQRRFEGRALRSLVLTTLVWLGALLASVPLISVLYMLITRGGARLSLEVFTELPPTGFETGGGFGNAMAGTFVMVGIAAAIAVPVGILAAIFLAELGPDSKLANASRFAAKMLTGLPSILAGVFAYALVVMTTGTYSAPAGGVALAVLMLPIVVLTAEESMKMVPKIMKDAAYGMGCTRSQVIWKIVLPTGMPAILTGVMLAVARAAGETAPLLFTALFSNYWIYHDGNLAVMNPTASLAVLIYNFSGMPFDNQLELAWAASLVLVMIVLVVNIVSRIFGKPKY, encoded by the coding sequence ATGACTGACCTCTCATCGCCCATCACCGCCATGCCAAGCCTGCAGCGCCGGTTCGAAGGCCGTGCCCTGCGCAGCCTGGTGCTGACCACCCTGGTGTGGCTGGGCGCGCTGCTGGCCAGCGTGCCGCTGATTTCCGTGCTTTACATGCTGATCACCCGGGGCGGCGCGCGCCTGAGCCTGGAAGTGTTCACCGAACTGCCCCCGACCGGTTTCGAGACCGGCGGTGGTTTCGGCAACGCCATGGCGGGCACCTTCGTGATGGTCGGCATTGCCGCAGCCATCGCCGTGCCGGTGGGCATCCTGGCCGCGATTTTCCTGGCAGAACTGGGGCCGGACAGCAAGCTGGCGAACGCCTCGCGCTTTGCCGCCAAGATGCTCACGGGCTTGCCGTCGATTCTGGCAGGTGTATTTGCCTACGCCCTGGTGGTCATGACCACCGGGACTTACTCGGCACCGGCAGGTGGCGTGGCGCTGGCCGTACTGATGCTGCCTATCGTGGTGCTGACGGCCGAAGAGTCGATGAAGATGGTGCCCAAGATCATGAAGGATGCTGCCTACGGAATGGGCTGCACCCGCTCGCAGGTGATCTGGAAAATCGTCTTGCCCACCGGCATGCCCGCGATCCTCACCGGTGTGATGCTCGCCGTGGCGCGTGCCGCCGGCGAGACCGCGCCGCTGTTGTTCACCGCGCTGTTCAGTAACTACTGGATCTACCACGACGGCAACCTGGCAGTCATGAATCCGACGGCGTCCCTGGCCGTGCTGATTTACAACTTCTCCGGCATGCCTTTCGACAACCAGCTCGAGCTCGCATGGGCGGCCTCGTTGGTGCTGGTAATGATCGTGCTGGTCGTGAATATCGTGAGCCGTATCTTCGGCAAGCCCAAGTACTAA
- the pstC gene encoding phosphate ABC transporter permease subunit PstC: MNTPFVVPVNPDSACQPPSTKDFLVDRTFRALARIGVVLVLALVFALVFEVGRKALPGMEKHGFDVLFGSVWDVNQGKYGILPAIWGTLYSALIALLIAGFFGVSMAIFLTQDFLPAKLAAVFRTIVELLAAIPSVVYGLWGIYVVIPAIRPLTAWLNSELGWIPFFGTSLSGPGLLPAALVLAIMILPTIAAVSQDALTGVPMKTKQAAYGMGTTHWEAILKVMVPSAATGIFGSLVLGLGRALGETMALAMLVGNANNISLSLFAPANTLAALLALNFPEAGPNEIEVLMYAALVLMFITLLVNIIGSMIMVYAQRGTKQ, encoded by the coding sequence ATGAACACACCTTTTGTCGTACCGGTTAACCCGGATTCTGCGTGCCAGCCGCCGTCCACGAAGGACTTCCTGGTTGACCGCACCTTCCGTGCGCTAGCACGCATAGGCGTAGTGCTGGTGCTGGCGCTGGTTTTCGCGCTGGTCTTCGAAGTAGGGCGCAAGGCTCTTCCAGGCATGGAAAAGCACGGGTTTGACGTGCTGTTCGGCAGTGTCTGGGACGTTAACCAAGGTAAATACGGCATTCTGCCGGCTATTTGGGGCACGCTTTACAGCGCCCTCATCGCGTTGCTGATCGCAGGTTTTTTCGGCGTCAGCATGGCGATTTTCCTCACCCAGGATTTTCTACCCGCCAAGCTGGCTGCGGTATTCCGCACCATCGTCGAATTGCTCGCAGCCATCCCCAGCGTCGTCTATGGCCTGTGGGGTATCTATGTGGTGATTCCAGCGATCCGCCCGTTGACGGCGTGGCTGAACAGCGAGCTCGGCTGGATTCCGTTCTTCGGCACCTCCTTGAGCGGGCCGGGCCTGTTACCGGCAGCATTGGTATTGGCCATCATGATTCTGCCGACCATTGCCGCCGTTTCCCAGGACGCCCTCACGGGTGTACCGATGAAAACCAAGCAAGCCGCCTACGGCATGGGCACCACCCATTGGGAAGCGATTCTCAAGGTGATGGTGCCATCTGCTGCCACTGGCATCTTCGGTTCGCTGGTACTGGGCCTGGGCCGCGCCCTAGGTGAAACGATGGCGCTGGCCATGCTGGTCGGTAACGCTAACAACATTTCTCTTTCGCTGTTCGCACCGGCCAATACCCTGGCGGCCTTGTTGGCGCTGAACTTCCCCGAAGCCGGCCCGAACGAGATCGAAGTATTGATGTACGCCGCACTGGTGCTGATGTTCATCACGCTGCTGGTGAACATCATCGGTTCGATGATCATGGTCTACGCCCAGCGAGGTACCAAGCAATGA